A section of the Perognathus longimembris pacificus isolate PPM17 chromosome 7, ASM2315922v1, whole genome shotgun sequence genome encodes:
- the Kcna3 gene encoding potassium voltage-gated channel subfamily A member 3 → MDEHRSLLRSPPQPSARPRAHPPQDPARPGPGDGDGGAHTLVNPGYAEPAAGAEPPPDMTVVPGDHLPEPEAADGGGGEPPQGGCGAGGGGGGCERYEPLPPALPAAGEQDCCGERVVINISGLRFETQLKTLCQFPETLLGDPKRRMRYFDPLRNEYFFDRNRPSFDAILYYYQSGGRIRRPVNVPIDIFSEEIRFYQLGEEAMEKFREDEGFLREEERPLPRRDFQRQVWLLFEYPESSGPARGIAIVSVLVILISIVIFCLETLPEFRDEKDYPASPPSAPDAFEAAGNGTSGSPAGVSSFSDPFFVVETLCIIWFSFELLVRFFACPSKATFSRNIMNLIDIVAIIPYFITLGTELAERQGNGQQAMSLAILRVIRLVRVFRIFKLSRHSKGLQILGQTLKASMRELGLLIFFLFIGVILFSSAVYFAEADDPTSGFNSIPDAFWWAVVTMTTVGYGDMHPVTIGGKIVGSLCAIAGVLTIALPVPVIVSNFNYFYHRETEGEEQAQYMHVGSCQHLSASAEELRKARSNSTLSKSEYMVIEEGGMNHSAFPQTPFKTGNSTATCTTNNNPNSCVNIKKIFTDV, encoded by the coding sequence ATGGACGAGCATCGCAGCCTCCTGCGCTCGCCGCCGCAGCCCTCCGCCCGCCCTCGCGCCCACCCTCCCCAGGACCCCGCGAGGCCCGGCCCAGGCGACGGCGACGGTGGCGCCCACACCCTAGTGAACCCCGGCTACGCGGAGCCCGCCGCGGGCGCGGAGCCGCCGCCCGACATGACGGTGGTGCCCGGGGACCACCTGCCGGAGCCGGAGGCGGCggacggcggcggcggggagccgCCCCAGGGCGGctgcggcgcgggcggcggcggcggcggctgtgaGCGCTACGAGCCGCTGCCCCCCGCGCTGCCGGCCGCGGGCGAGCAAGACTGCTGCGGGGAGCGCGTGGTCATCAACATCTCCGGGCTGCGCTTCGAGACGCAGCTCAAGACCCTCTGCCAGTTCCCCGAGACGCTGCTGGGCGACCCCAAGCGGCGCATGCGGTACTTCGACCCGCTCCGCAACGAGTACTTCTTCGATCGCAACCGCCCCAGCTTCGACGCCATCCTCTACTACTACCAGTCCGGGGGGCGCATCCGGCGGCCGGTCAACGTGCCCATAGACATCTTCTCCGAGGAGATCCGCTTCTACCAGCTGGGCGAGGAGGCCATGGAGAAGTTCCGCGAGGACGAGGGCTTCCTGCGGGAGGAGGAGCGGCCCCTGCCCCGCCGGGACTTCCAGCGCCAGGTGTGGCTGCTCTTCGAGTACCCCGAGAGCTCCGGGCCGGCCCGGGGCATCGCCATCGTGTCGGTCCTCGTCATCCTCATCTCCATCGTCATCTTCTGTCTGGAGACGTTGCCCGAGTTCCGAGACGAGAAGGACTACCCGGCCTCGCCGCCCTCGGCGCCCGACGCCTTCGAAGCGGCCGGCAACGGCACGTCGGGGTCCCCCGCGGGAGTCTCCAGCTTCTCGGATCCCTTCTTCGTGGTGGAGACCCTGTGCATCATCTGGTTCTCCTTTGAGCTGCTGGTGCGCTTCTTTGCCTGCCCCAGCAAAGCCACCTTCTCCAGAAACATCATGAATCTCATAGACATCGTGGCCATCATCCCTTACTTCATCACCCTGGGCACCGAGCTGGCCGAGAGGCAGGGCAACGGGCAGCAGGCCATGTCCCTGGCCATCCTGAGGGTCATCCGCCTGGTGAGGGTCTTCCGCATCTTCAAACTCTCCCGCCACTCCAAGGGCCTGCAAATCCTCGGGCAAACCCTGAAGGCTTCCATGCGGGAGCTGGGGctgctcattttcttcctcttcatcgGGGTCATCCTCTTCTCCAGCGCCGTCTACTTCGCGGAGGCGGACGACCCCACTTCAGGTTTCAACAGTATCCCCGATGCCTTCTGGTGGGCAGTGGTTACTATGACGACCGTGGGTTACGGTGACATGCACCCGGTGACTATCGGGGGCAAGATCGTGGGCTCCCTCTGTGCCATCGCGGGCGTCCTGACCATCGCCCTGCCGGTTCCCGTGATCGTTTCCAACTTCAACTACTTCTACCACCGCGAGACGGAAGGGGAAGAGCAAGCCCAGTACATGCACGTGGGGAGCTGCCAGCACCTCTCTGCTTCTGCCGAGGAGCTCCGGAAAGCGCGCAGCAACTCCACGCTGAGTAAGTCCGAGTATATGGTGATCGAAGAGGGAGGCATGAACCACAGCGCGTTCCCCCAGACCCCTTTCAAAACAGGCAACTCCACTGCCACCTGCACCACGAACAATAACCCCAACTCCTGTGTCAACATCAAAAAGATCTTCACGGATGTCTAA